A single region of the Salvia miltiorrhiza cultivar Shanhuang (shh) chromosome 8, IMPLAD_Smil_shh, whole genome shotgun sequence genome encodes:
- the LOC130997653 gene encoding probable rRNA-processing protein EBP2 homolog isoform X1, which translates to MPGAVLGILTSLFFGCCITGRVATTMKNDQLLNSSGSDMEDDDPVVSESESESESDEDGDVKLSEPSKTAINNKAGLLDKLGDICWPDNVDWIHKLSLDIDQDHEVSVNDDLSRELAFYTQALEGARQAFTKFQTKEVDLPFLRPSDYYAEMVKSDTHMEKVKSRLLAEKRKMEEAEERRKARDNKKLAKEIQVQKQKERAKQKKDDIESVKNWRKQRKQSGFAAGDKDGDLSLAFEDGKAFERSSKKRPGVAPWDRSGGKAKQGGGKWNKGSDKKMKGRERKDSKYGFGGRKGLKKQNTAETTEDFRGYRKSNKKQKV; encoded by the coding sequence ATGCCTGGTGCTGTTTTAGGTATCTTGACATCATTGTTTTTTGGTTGCTGTATAACAGGCCGTGTCGCAACAACGATGAAGAACGATCAACTATTGAACAGTAGTGGATCAGATATGGAAGATGATGATCCTGTTGTTTCTGAGTCTGAGTCTGAGTCTGAATCGGATGAAGATGGAGATGTAAAGTTGAGTGAGCCTTCAAAGACTGCTATAAATAACAAAGCTGGCTTACTTGATAAACTCGGAGATATCTGCTGGCCCGACAATGTGGACTGGATACACAAGTTGTCGCTTGATATTGATCAAGATCACGAGGTGAGTGTGAATGATGATCTCAGTAGGGAGCTAGCTTTCTATACACAGGCACTGGAGGGTGCAAGGCAGGCGTTTACGAAATTTCAGACCAAGGAAGTGGACCTGCCTTTCCTCAGGCCATCTGACTACTACGCTGAAATGGTTAAATCTGATACGCATATGGAGAAGGTGAAGAGCCGCCTCTTAGCAGAGAAGAGAAAGATGGAGGAGGCTGAGGAGAGGAGGAAGGCGAGGGACAACAAGAAGTTAGCCAAGGAGATACAGGTGCAGAAGCAGAAGGAGAGGGCTAAACAAAAGAAGGATGACATAGAATCTGTCAAGAACTGGAGGAAGCAGAGGAAGCAGAGTGGTTTTGCTGCAGGTGATAAAGATGGTGACCTGAGTTTAGCTTTTGAAGACGGGAAAGCATTTGAGAGGTCGAGTAAGAAGAGGCCAGGAGTCGCCCCTTGGGATCGTTCTGGAGGTAAGGCGAAACAAGGCGGTGGGAAGTGGAACAAGGGATCTGATAAAAAGATGAAGGGCAGAGAACGCAAGGATTCCAAATATGGATTTGGAGGGAGGAAAGGACTGAAAAAGCAGAACACGGCTGAGACCACCGAGGATTTCAGAGGTTATCGTAAAAGCAATAAGAAACAAAAAGTATGA
- the LOC130997653 gene encoding probable rRNA-processing protein EBP2 homolog isoform X2, giving the protein MKNDQLLNSSGSDMEDDDPVVSESESESESDEDGDVKLSEPSKTAINNKAGLLDKLGDICWPDNVDWIHKLSLDIDQDHEVSVNDDLSRELAFYTQALEGARQAFTKFQTKEVDLPFLRPSDYYAEMVKSDTHMEKVKSRLLAEKRKMEEAEERRKARDNKKLAKEIQVQKQKERAKQKKDDIESVKNWRKQRKQSGFAAGDKDGDLSLAFEDGKAFERSSKKRPGVAPWDRSGGKAKQGGGKWNKGSDKKMKGRERKDSKYGFGGRKGLKKQNTAETTEDFRGYRKSNKKQKV; this is encoded by the coding sequence ATGAAGAACGATCAACTATTGAACAGTAGTGGATCAGATATGGAAGATGATGATCCTGTTGTTTCTGAGTCTGAGTCTGAGTCTGAATCGGATGAAGATGGAGATGTAAAGTTGAGTGAGCCTTCAAAGACTGCTATAAATAACAAAGCTGGCTTACTTGATAAACTCGGAGATATCTGCTGGCCCGACAATGTGGACTGGATACACAAGTTGTCGCTTGATATTGATCAAGATCACGAGGTGAGTGTGAATGATGATCTCAGTAGGGAGCTAGCTTTCTATACACAGGCACTGGAGGGTGCAAGGCAGGCGTTTACGAAATTTCAGACCAAGGAAGTGGACCTGCCTTTCCTCAGGCCATCTGACTACTACGCTGAAATGGTTAAATCTGATACGCATATGGAGAAGGTGAAGAGCCGCCTCTTAGCAGAGAAGAGAAAGATGGAGGAGGCTGAGGAGAGGAGGAAGGCGAGGGACAACAAGAAGTTAGCCAAGGAGATACAGGTGCAGAAGCAGAAGGAGAGGGCTAAACAAAAGAAGGATGACATAGAATCTGTCAAGAACTGGAGGAAGCAGAGGAAGCAGAGTGGTTTTGCTGCAGGTGATAAAGATGGTGACCTGAGTTTAGCTTTTGAAGACGGGAAAGCATTTGAGAGGTCGAGTAAGAAGAGGCCAGGAGTCGCCCCTTGGGATCGTTCTGGAGGTAAGGCGAAACAAGGCGGTGGGAAGTGGAACAAGGGATCTGATAAAAAGATGAAGGGCAGAGAACGCAAGGATTCCAAATATGGATTTGGAGGGAGGAAAGGACTGAAAAAGCAGAACACGGCTGAGACCACCGAGGATTTCAGAGGTTATCGTAAAAGCAATAAGAAACAAAAAGTATGA
- the LOC130997625 gene encoding putative pentatricopeptide repeat-containing protein At5g09950 produces the protein MFPPKKVVSSSRRLFCTCISADATYSYLANAAVIRSNSAQARPLFTFLDDQKQKQVPAENHDRMAGNPFEIHESSISQKYELLIEKYRFSRSDLEAKQFHSDVIKHGFVGDLFMGNTLINAYARSGDMWSAHDVFDEMPDRNSVTWSCLISGYTHSESFKEALAAFGRMVSAGFTPNHYALGSALRACQRLGSEGFKYGLQIHGLVSKTRYAFDVVVCNVLISMYGNCIVGSIGSDFAHCVFDGIANRNSVSWNSLISVYSQRGDVDSAFRLFTNMQKEGSGFSFRPTEYTFGSLITVASESVSTGKGSLLLKQLLAKIQMSGLLEDLYVGSALVNGFARTGVVDTAKSIFEHMVTRNAVSLNGLMVGLVKLKRGEEAVEVFLETRDLVRLNSDSYVLLLSAFGEFSCEETGRRKGKEAHGYLTRTGVIDSSTSVGNSLINMYAKCGAIEDACSVFNLMFGKDSVSWSSMISGFDQNERFQDALLSFRTMKRIGLIPSNFTLISTLSSCSSLRWMVMGEQIHSEAVKLGLNSDVSVSNTLLSLYADTGCISECRKLFSFMHDHDQVSWNTIVKAFSDSEASIIEATEYFKDMMRAGRRPNSVTFINILAAAASLSCVELAHQIHAMVLKCRIMDDNSVISSLLTCYGKCREISYCERIFSTMAEKDDASWNSMISGYIHNELLTEAMHLVWLMLHNGQRLDRFTFATVLSACASVATLEHGMEIHGCATRSCFVSDVVIGSALVDMYAKCGRIEYASRFFQLMRLRNVYSWNSMISGYARHGDGHRALEMFAQMKLENQPPDHVTFVGILSACSHVGLVDEGYHHFESMKREHNLEPRIEHLSCMVDLLGRAGEFEKLEGFINRMPMEPNVLIWRTVLGACGRANGRLLDLGRRAAKMLQELEPQNAVNYVLLANMYASTQKWECVAESRHAMKVAAARKEAGCSWVAMKDGIHVFVSGDKSHPETDAIYEKLGELREKMKAAGYVAQVNYALYDLEEESKEEILSYHSERLAVAFVLTRKSELPIRIMKNLRVCGDCHSAFKYVSKIVTRHIVLRDSNRFHHFMDGKCSCNDYW, from the coding sequence ATGTTTCCTCCGAAAAAAGTCGTATCGTCCTCGCGCCGGCTATTCTGCACCTGCATTTCGGCAGACGCCACTTATAGTTATCTCGCCAATGCCGCAGTTATACGCTCAAACTCAGCTCAAGCCCGCCCTTTGTTCACTTTCCTTGACGACCAAAAGCAAAAACAAGTCCCAGCCGAGAACCATGACCGAATGGCTGGAAATCCATTTGAAATACACGAATCTTCGATATCCCAAAAATACGAGCTTTTGATTGAGAAATACCGGTTTTCTCGATCTGATCTCGAAGCCAAGCAGTTCCATTCGGATGTAATCAAGCATGGGTTTGTTGGCGATCTCTTTATGGGAAATACGCTCATCAATGCTTATGCTAGAAGCGGGGATATGTGGTCTGCTCACGATGTGTTCGATGAAATGCCTGATAGAAATTCCGTTACATGGTCGTGTTTAATTTCTGGATACACTCATAGTGAAAGTTTTAAAGAGGCATTAGCTGCATTTGGAAGAATGGTGTCTGCAGGGTTTACTCCAAACCATTATGCACTCGGGAGTGCTCTGAGGGCTTGTCAGAGATTGGGAAGCGAGGGGTTCAAATATGGTTTGCAAATCCATGGTTTAGTTTCTAAAACCCGTTATGCGTTTGATGTAGTTGTGTGCAATGTCTTGATCTCCATGTATGGGAATTGCATTGTCGGTTCCATTGGTAGTGATTTTGCTCACTGCGTTTTTGATGGGATAGCAAATAGGAATTCTGTGTCGTGGAACTCCTTGATATCGGTTTACTCTCAGAGAGGAGATGTTGACTCTGCTTTCCGTCTTTTCACTAATATGCAAAAGGAGGGTTCGGGGTTTAGTTTTAGGCCTACCGAGTACACATTTGGCAGCTTAATTACTGTTGCATCAGAATCCGTTAGTACTGGCAAAGGTTCCTTGTTGCTAAAGCAGTTGCTGGCAAAGATTCAGATGTCTGGACTTTTAGAAGATTTGTATGTGGGTAGTGCTCTAGTGAATGGTTTTGCGAGGACTGGTGTGGTTGATACTGCCAAGAGCATATTCGAGCATATGGTTACAAGGAATGCAGTTTCTTTGAATGGTTTGATGGTCGGGTTGGTGAAGCTTAAGCGAGGAGAAGAAGCCGTAGAGGTCTTCTTGGAAACGAGGGACCTGGTTAGGCTAAACTCTGACAGCTATGTTCTTCTTTTGAGCGCCTTTGGTGAGTTTTCATGTGAAGAAACAGGAAGAAGGAAAGGGAAGGAGGCGCATGGGTATCTCACGCGAACTGGGGTGATTGATTCAAGTACTTCTGTTGGGAATAGTTTGATTAACATGTATGCAAAGTGTGGTGCCATTGAAGATGCTTGTTCTGTTTTTAACTTGATGTTTGGTAAAGATTCAGTTTCCTGGAGTTCCATGATCTCTGGATTTGACCAAAACGAGCGGTTTCAAGATGCACTATTAAGCTTTCGCACAATGAAGAGAATCGGACTCATCCCTTCAAATTTTACGTTGATCAGCACTTTGAGTTCTTGCAGCAGTCTACGCTGGATGGTTATGGGAGAGCAAATACACTCAGAAGCAGTAAAATTGGGACTCAATTCAGATGTTTCGGTATCAAACACCCTTCTTTCACTTTATGCTGATACCGGATGTATCTCTGAGTGCAGGAAGCTGTTCTCCTTCATGCATGATCACGATCAGGTGTCGTGGAATACCATTGTCAAGGCGTTTAGTGATTCCGAGGCATCAATCATTGAAGCCACCGAATATTTCAAAGACATGATGCGAGCTGGACGGAGACCCAACAGTGTGACCTTCATAAACATTCTCGCAGCAGCTGCATCTCTTTCCTGTGTCGAACTTGCACATCAGATACATGCCATGGTGTTAAAATGTCGCATTATGGATGATAATTCAGTGATAAGTTCTCTGCTCACTTGCTATGGAAAGTGCAGAGAAATAAGTTACTGTGAAAGAATATTCTCAACAATGGCGGAAAAAGATGATGCGAGCTGGAACTCCATGATCTCAGGGTACATACACAATGAGCTTCTGACAGAGGCTATGCATTTAGTCTGGCTTATGTTGCATAACGGCCAAAGATTAGATCGCTTCACTTTTGCCACCGTTCTTAGTGCCTGTGCTTCCGTTGCAACGTTGGAGCATGGCATGGAGATCCACGGCTGTGCAACACGATCTTGCTTCGTTTCTGATGTGGTTATTGGGAGTGCACTCGTGGACATGTATGCTAAATGTGGGAGGATAGAGTACGCCTCAAGATTTTTCCAACTGATGCGTCTCCGAAATGTATACTCCTGGAACTCCATGATATCTGGCTATGCACGCCACGGTGATGGCCACAGAGCTCTGGAAATGTTTGCGCAGATGAAACTGGAGAACCAGCCACCGGATCACGTGACCTTCGTTGGGATCCTATCAGCTTGTAGCCATGTCGGGCTAGTCGATGAAGGCTATCACCATTTTGAGTCGATGAAGAGAGAGCACAATCTTGAACCTCGGATCGAGCACTTGTCGTGTATGGTAGATCTCCTCGGCAGAGCAGGCGAGTTCGAGAAGCTGGAGGGCTTCATAAACAGAATGCCGATGGAGCCGAATGTTCTAATATGGAGGACTGTTCTTGGTGCTTGCGGGCGAGCAAACGGCCGGCTGCTGGATTTAGGGAGGAGGGCTGCTAAAATGTTGCAGGAGTTGGAGCCTCAAAACGCTGTCAACTACGTGCTTCTTGCTAACATGTACGCCTCTACGCAGAAATGGGAGTGCGTTGCGGAGTCCCGGCATGCAATGAAGGTGGCGGCGGCTAGGAAAGAAGCCGGCTGCAGCTGGGTGGCCATGAAAGACGGGATACACGTCTTCGTCTCGGGAGACAAATCGCATCCCGAGACGGATGCCATATATGAGAAGCTTGGTGAACTGCGTGAGAAAATGAAGGCGGCTGGATATGTGGCGCAGGTGAATTATGCTCTGTACGATCTTGAAGAGGAGAGCAAAGAGGAGATTTTGAGTTATCACAGTGAGAGGCTTGCAGTTGCTTTTGTTCTTACCCGCAAATCGGAGCTGCCGATAAGGATCATGAAGAATCTTCGAGTTTGTGGAGACTGTCACTCGGCATTCAAGTACGTGTCCAAGATTGTCACTAGGCACATTGTGTTGCGTGACTCCAACAGATTTCATCATTTCATGGATGGTAAATGTTCATGTAATGACTACTGGTGA
- the LOC130997632 gene encoding pentatricopeptide repeat-containing protein At3g09650, chloroplastic: MNTTHVLTLRCALPPPSSALSSGAPLPSTNSKPSSLRLQTTKNSSTTSHSSSSAAEVNKLSNSQDHVLLTLLQQRKTEQAWSLYGQCAQLPNPTCLSRLVSQLSYLNTADGLTRAQSIIERLRRERQLHRLDANSLGLLAVAAAKGGHTLYASSIIKSMLKSGYLPHVKAWSAVVSRLAASGDDGPADAIKLFNSVIKRVRRFADSEIVMNSRPDTGAYNAVLNACSNLGDAKRFLQLFDEMPEFKCEPDALTYNVMIKLCARAERKDLLVFVLERIIEKRIPLCMTTLHSLIAAYVGFGDLETAEKLVQAMREGRRDICKILRKSATYNMFDEDEESSSEDDLFEKLLPNSINYDSEPPDLPQAVAPDSRIYTTLMKGYMKAGRVADVVRMLEAMSHQKDSSSHPDHVTYTTVISAFVKAGAMDRARLVLVEMARIGVPANLITYNILLKGYCHRLQIDKAEDVMREMVEEAGIQPDVISYNTLIDGCILVDDCAGALTYFNEMRKRGIAPTKVSYTTLMKAFASSGQPKLASKVFDEMLKDPRVKVDLVAWNMLVEGYCKLGLIEEAKSIIEKMKEEGMCPNVATYGSLANGIALARKPGEALLLWNEIKERCGLGSVDEEPLKPDEGLLDTLADICVRAAFFTKALEIIACMEEHGIHPNRTKYKRIYVEMHTRMFTSKHASRARQDRRKERKRAAEAFKFWLGLPNSYYGSEWRLDPDDE; encoded by the coding sequence ATGAACACTACCCACGTTCTCACCCTCCGCTGCGCGCTGCCTCCGCCTTCCTCCGCCCTTTCCTCCGGCGCCCCTCTCCCATCCACCAACTCCAAACCTTCCTCACTCCGCCTCCAAACCACCAAAAATTCCTCCACCACCTCCcactcctcctcctccgccgccgagGTCAACAAGCTCTCCAACTCCCAAGACCACGTGCTCCTCACGCTCCTCCAGCAAAGGAAGACCGAGCAGGCCTGGTCGTTGTACGGCCAGTGCGCCCAACTCCCCAACCCAACCTGCCTCAGCCGCCTCGTTTCCCAATTATCCTATCTCAACACCGCCGACGGCCTGACCAGAGCGCAGTCCATCATCGAGCGCCTCCGCCGTGAGCGCCAGCTCCACCGCCTCGATGCCAATTCCCTCGGCCTCCTCGCCGTGGCTGCTGCCAAAGGCGGCCACACTCTTTACGCCTCCTCCATCATCAAGTCCATGCTTAAATCTGGCTATCTCCCTCATGTCAAGGCCTGGAGCGCCGTGGTGAGTAGGCTCGCCGCCTCCGGCGACGATGGCCCGGCGGACGCGATTAAGCTCTTCAATTCGGTCATAAAAAGAGTGCGCAGGTTTGCGGATTCCGAAATTGTTATGAATTCGAGGCCTGATACGGGCGCTTACAACGCTGTACTCAATGCTTGCTCTAATCTCGGTGATGCTAAGAGGTTCCTCCAACTGTTCGATGAAATGCCTGAGTTCAAATGCGAGCCCGATGCTTTAACATACAATGTGATGATCAAGCTATGCGCGCGAGCTGAGAGGAAGGATCTGCTCGTGTTTGTATTGGAGAGGATAATTGAGAAGAGGATACCGTTGTGTATGACGACGCTGCATTCTCTCATCGCAGCCTACGTCGGTTTTGGCGATTTGGAGACTGCTGAGAAACTGGTGCAGGCAATGAGGGAAGGAAGGAGAGACATTTGCAAGATCTTGAGGAAATCAGCCACCTACAATATGTTCGATGAGGACGAGGAATCGAGCAGCGAGGATGATCTGTTTGAGAAATTGCTACCGAATTCGATCAATTATGATAGTGAACCACCAGACCTGCCTCAGGCAGTTGCACCAGACTCAAGAATCTACACGACCTTGATGAAGGGTTACATGAAGGCCGGGCGCGTTGCTGACGTGGTGAGGATGCTGGAGGCGATGAGCCACCAGAAAGACAGCTCCAGCCATCCGGACCACGTCACCTACACCACGGTCATATCTGCGTTTGTGAAGGCGGGGGCAATGGACAGGGCGCGGCTGGTGCTCGTGGAGATGGCAAGGATAGGGGTCCCGGCCAACTTGATCACCTACAACATCCTCCTCAAAGGGTATTGCCACCGGCTGCAGATTGATAAGGCGGAGGATGTGATGAGGGAGATGGTGGAGGAGGCCGGGATTCAACCTGACGTGATCTCGTACAACACGTTGATTGATGGATGCATACTAGTTGATGATTGTGCAGGAGCGCTCACCTACTTCAATGAGATGCGCAAGAGAGGGATAGCGCCCACCAAGGTCAGCTACACGACCTTGATGAAGGCGTTTGCCTCATCGGGGCAGCCAAAGCTGGCGAGCAAGGTGTTTGATGAGATGCTCAAGGATCCACGCGTCAAAGTTGATTTGGTCGCGTGGAATATGTTGGTGGAAGGGTATTGCAAGCTGGGGTTGATTGAGGAGGCAAAGAGTATAATTGAGAAGATGAAGGAGGAGGGAATGTGCCCGAACGTGGCCACCTACGGGAGTCTAGCAAACGGGATAGCATTGGCTAGAAAACCGGGGGAAGCTCTTCTGCTGTGGAATGAGATAAAGGAGAGGTGTGGTTTGGGGAGTGTGGATGAGGAGCCTCTGAAACCGGATGAAGGGCTTCTTGATACGCTGGCGGATATTTGTGTGAGGGCGGCATTTTTTACAAAGGCTTTGGAGATTATAGCATGCATGGAGGAGCATGGGATACATCCCAATAGGACCAAGTATAAGAGGATCTATGTGGAGATGCATACGAGGATGTTTACGAGCAAGCACGCGTCGAGGGCGAGGCAGGACAGGAGGAAAGAGAGGAAGAGAGCAGCAGAGGCCTTCAAGTTCTGGTTGGGACTGCCCAACTCCTACTACGGGAGCGAGTGGCGCCTTGATCCTGACGACGAGTAA